From Candidatus Babeliales bacterium:
TTCCCTATTACTCTATACTATCTTTAGCTAGCTTGTTGCTCAGGTGCCGACTCGGCAACATCCAGTGAATATCCCGGCTTTAGTGTAACAATAGCTCGTTTAGTTAATTTACCCGTTGATTTCATACGTTTAAATGTTCGTACTTTTCCTTTACGGACTATTGTTCTGATATTCTCTACTTTTACATTAAATAATTTCTCTAATGCTTCTTTAACCATAGGCTTATTAGCTTTTGGATGAATTTTTAATACAACTTTTTTTTGATTAGAAACCAATTTAGAAGCTTTTTCCGTAACTGCCGGACCTTGAATTATATCATAAATTTTTAAAGCCATGAATTCACCATTTGTTTAAAGGCATCTAAATCTTTTTTTAGCACTATCCATTTATCTGCTAATGCCAAATCATATGCATTTACTTCATCAAATGATAAAACACTTACATTCGGAATATTAATAAATGATGCATAATGAATAGTATCATCTATCGGCAATAAAAGATTAACTTTTTTATTTAGTAAATCAGCTTGCTTTAAAACAGTATATGCAGCGGCTGTTTTCGGACTTTCATTTGAAAT
This genomic window contains:
- the rplW gene encoding 50S ribosomal protein L23; translation: MALKIYDIIQGPAVTEKASKLVSNQKKVVLKIHPKANKPMVKEALEKLFNVKVENIRTIVRKGKVRTFKRMKSTGKLTKRAIVTLKPGYSLDVAESAPEQQAS